CCGACGCGCAGCATGGGTAGCCGGGTTGCTGATTGCGATGTCACCTTATGTGATCGCCTTTGGTCCAACAGCCTTCACGGATCTCCCTATGACGATGTTTGGTATGGCGAGCGTGCTCTGCGCCGTGCAAGGCCGTGCCAACTGGGCCGGGTTATGGGGTTTTTTAGCGCTCGCCAGCAAGCCTCAGGGCCTCTTCTTCTTACCGCTTGTGCTGCTCATCTTATGGCGCATGGGGCCTTATAAGCCGTTCGTTGCGCTGATTCCCTGGTTGATTGGGGGTGCGCTCTTATTGAGCTGGGATGCCGTACGCGTCGCACAGGGAGCCATTGACGTTTGGACATTGGGGCAGGCCCATTATGCCAGCCCTGCGCTGGCGACCCTCTCCGATTGGGGACCGCGTTTTGGCCGCTGGTTGACTTATGGGCAGGAGCTGTTTGGCCCGGTGCTGACGCTGCCCCTCGTGGCGATGGCGACCTGGGGAAGCTGGCATCTGCTGAAACACAGGGCAAGCTATAACGCGGTATGGTGCTTTGTATGGGTACTCGGATACAGCGCTGTGCACATTCTCATGACAGTGCCGCTGTATGACCGTTATTTGCTGCCCACGGCCCCCCTGCTTGCCATCCTCGCATCGTATACCCTTGTCGAACTCAGCCACGATACACGCTGGCGGCGCATCTATAAAGTCATGCTGGTGCTGTCTATGGGCTTGCTGCTCGTCTACAGCGCACGAGCCGCACAGCATCTTTTGCCAATCGGTGGTGACCATGGTCAGAACCAGAGCATCGACGAATTGGCCGATTATCTGAATGATAAAGCCATTGCAGCCGTTATTTATGATCCCTGGTTAGGTTGGGAACTGAATTATTACCTGGGGCCATGGACGAATAAACGCCGTGTGCATTACCCGACGCCGCAAGCACTGGTCAAAGATGCGCTCCAAC
The Phototrophicus methaneseepsis DNA segment above includes these coding regions:
- a CDS encoding ArnT family glycosyltransferase, giving the protein MAATFILLLAWALHSAAFGADTRFHPDEALYMTAARSAAIQGDWLLLSVPQDKPPLTMYLNALSIILFGADTDAAGVLHLSAQQGEFAGRLVSMGAALVLVAIVMALARSLFHSRRAAWVAGLLIAMSPYVIAFGPTAFTDLPMTMFGMASVLCAVQGRANWAGLWGFLALASKPQGLFFLPLVLLILWRMGPYKPFVALIPWLIGGALLLSWDAVRVAQGAIDVWTLGQAHYASPALATLSDWGPRFGRWLTYGQELFGPVLTLPLVAMATWGSWHLLKHRASYNAVWCFVWVLGYSAVHILMTVPLYDRYLLPTAPLLAILASYTLVELSHDTRWRRIYKVMLVLSMGLLLVYSARAAQHLLPIGGDHGQNQSIDELADYLNDKAIAAVIYDPWLGWELNYYLGPWTNKRRVHYPTPQALVKDALQLDESGVRYFVAPSRLNIDDWLTVIEHAGFRSEHEAMIGNFVVVALTPPDH